One Planctomycetia bacterium DNA segment encodes these proteins:
- a CDS encoding right-handed parallel beta-helix repeat-containing protein gives MRFRPLAMLCGLLLGFADAASARQLYISNIAGDDQADGTSPESTVNGGPVRTIGRAIQLARPGDLLVVANTGIAYRESLSLSSADQSGSAVQPFTILGNGAVLDGTLPIPVKAWEAVRGDLYRFHPPQGGWHQLFFADGKPVAKIPVEAASGKLPTLAPGQWCSHDGYIYFRLEPSKIPHDYTLYYAALPVGITLYHVHDVRIVDLTIQGFRRDGVNVNDGVRNARLGGLILRGNGRAGLVVGGSSQVEADGCLLGNNGSAQTIVDGYSTLSLKQCELLENPAPPIVRTGGHNRLFVNGEMKP, from the coding sequence ATGCGCTTTCGCCCACTAGCGATGCTTTGCGGTTTGTTGCTCGGCTTCGCCGACGCGGCCTCGGCACGTCAGCTTTACATCAGCAACATCGCCGGCGACGACCAAGCGGACGGAACCTCGCCCGAGTCGACCGTGAACGGCGGGCCCGTCCGCACCATCGGGCGAGCGATCCAGCTTGCGCGGCCGGGCGACCTGCTGGTCGTCGCGAATACCGGCATCGCTTACCGCGAGAGCTTGAGTCTTTCGTCGGCCGATCAATCGGGTAGCGCGGTTCAGCCTTTCACGATCTTGGGCAACGGCGCCGTGCTCGACGGCACTTTGCCGATTCCGGTCAAGGCTTGGGAGGCGGTTCGAGGCGATCTTTATCGCTTCCATCCTCCGCAAGGCGGATGGCACCAACTCTTCTTCGCCGACGGAAAGCCGGTCGCGAAGATTCCGGTCGAAGCAGCCTCAGGCAAGCTCCCGACGCTCGCTCCGGGGCAATGGTGCTCGCACGACGGATACATCTATTTCCGTTTGGAACCGAGCAAGATCCCGCACGACTATACGCTCTACTACGCCGCGCTTCCGGTCGGCATTACGCTCTATCACGTCCACGACGTGCGCATCGTCGACCTGACGATTCAAGGCTTTCGTCGCGACGGGGTCAACGTTAACGACGGCGTTCGCAATGCCCGTCTTGGCGGCTTGATCCTACGCGGCAACGGTCGCGCCGGGCTCGTCGTCGGCGGTAGTTCGCAAGTCGAAGCCGACGGCTGTTTGTTGGGTAATAACGGCTCAGCGCAAACCATCGTCGACGGCTACTCGACGCTGAGCCTGAAGCAGTGCGAGCTGCTGGAAAACCCCGCCCCGCCAATCGTCCGCACGGGCGGCCACAACCGATTATTCGTCAACGGAGAAATGAAACCGTAA
- a CDS encoding MFS transporter, translating to MTQFLGATNDASLRYILPTACAALLSEQRQALAIAMPAICFLVPWIILSPVAGYLADRVSKQRVLVACKISELVCMVGLVAALLSRLPEAICIVAFCFAATLALCNPSKLGSIPDMVRFERIPGANAVIGLVTVIALVVGYGLGSWLFAFSFSQYGSTSFGDDGGDWWLMAIAFVCIGVVGVGASLLIKQLPAADATVRLSWNFPRTMAADLRSLRVSKHMSMVVATYAFYWSLGTFSSLTTLSYAAEILHVKDLDRGMLLGALTLGAGLGSVAAGILSAGIIELGLVPIGALLFSLASAALYFTFDSYAATVVALLVLGFGGGLVNVPLYSYIQGRSPPEKRGSILAANNFVAFLSMLAATGFFYLLLSQDIFVYREPLLSPRGVFLSAGLLSLPLALFGFYVARMMVVRVLVGMLFRCFFRVEAYGRDDLPRGGALLVCNHLSWVDGLLIGITCPRPPRMIAYAAYVQHPATAWFCKFTNVIPIEPGTRQAVGAIREAREAIRNGEYVCIFAEGCLSRTGQLLQFQPGLLKVLKDTGAPIVPMYLEGLWGTIFSFSEGKFFWKRPKKWRHPLAVHYGPPLVGTEEVAPVRRAVEMVWQHADELRKPHTMILTRRFLRECRKSRSRSKAADTMGAELTGGTMLLRTLMLERLLRRHTLAADERFVGVLLPPSVGGLLANSALALGKRVSVNLNYTMSADVMNACIKQAGIRHVLTSRKVMQKLDMKLDAEIVYLEDFRDKVTTLDKVVVGAQAYALPVALLERIFGLTTISPDDLLTVIFTSGSTGEPKGVMLSYDNIGTNVAAINQVVHLRESDVIAGILPFFHSFGYTVTLWTILTLPPKGAYHFSPLDARQIGELCRTHKVTILLATPTFLRSYLRRCPKEDLATVDVVVAGAEKLPVDLCDAFEKQFGVRPSEGYGCTELSPLVSVNVPASRAPKQDQAVAKEGTVGRAVPGVIAKITDLDTGEELPADKPGMLWIKGPNVMLGYLHQPDKTAQVIRDGWYMTGDVALLDRDGFIKITGRESRFSKIAGEMVPHIKIEETLATIIKSGEDETSYVVTAVPDDKRGERIVVVHTKLEQTPDAIVKALQTSGLPNLWIPSADSFIEVEKIPVLGTGKLDLRGIKTVALEKFGPR from the coding sequence GTGACCCAATTCTTAGGGGCGACGAACGACGCTTCGCTGCGCTACATCCTGCCGACGGCCTGCGCCGCCCTGCTCTCCGAGCAGCGGCAAGCCCTCGCGATCGCGATGCCGGCAATTTGCTTTCTCGTTCCCTGGATCATTCTGTCGCCGGTCGCGGGTTATCTGGCCGATCGGGTGTCGAAGCAACGCGTGCTCGTCGCTTGCAAGATTTCCGAGCTCGTCTGCATGGTCGGGCTCGTGGCGGCGCTGCTGAGCCGGCTGCCGGAAGCGATCTGCATCGTCGCGTTTTGTTTCGCGGCGACGCTTGCCCTTTGCAACCCGTCGAAGCTCGGCTCGATTCCCGACATGGTTCGCTTCGAGCGCATTCCGGGAGCGAACGCCGTGATCGGCTTGGTTACCGTGATCGCATTGGTCGTCGGTTACGGGCTCGGTAGCTGGCTGTTTGCGTTTAGTTTTTCGCAGTATGGGTCGACTTCGTTCGGCGACGACGGCGGCGATTGGTGGCTGATGGCGATCGCGTTCGTTTGCATCGGCGTCGTCGGCGTCGGCGCATCGCTCCTGATCAAGCAACTGCCCGCGGCCGACGCCACGGTTCGGCTATCGTGGAACTTCCCGCGCACGATGGCTGCCGATCTCCGTTCGTTGCGAGTCAGCAAACACATGTCGATGGTCGTCGCGACGTATGCTTTCTATTGGTCGCTCGGCACCTTCTCGTCGCTGACGACGCTCTCGTATGCCGCCGAGATATTGCACGTAAAAGACTTGGATCGGGGCATGTTGCTCGGAGCGCTCACGCTCGGGGCCGGCCTGGGAAGCGTTGCTGCGGGCATCCTCTCCGCCGGGATCATCGAACTCGGGCTGGTGCCGATCGGGGCGTTGCTCTTCTCGCTGGCGAGCGCGGCCCTGTATTTCACATTCGATTCCTACGCCGCCACGGTCGTGGCGCTGCTCGTGCTCGGCTTCGGCGGCGGCTTGGTCAACGTGCCGCTCTACTCCTACATCCAAGGTCGCAGTCCGCCCGAGAAACGGGGCTCGATTTTAGCGGCCAACAACTTCGTCGCCTTTCTCTCGATGTTGGCCGCGACCGGCTTCTTCTACCTGTTGCTCTCACAAGATATCTTCGTCTACCGAGAGCCGCTCCTCTCGCCGCGCGGCGTATTTCTTTCGGCCGGGTTGTTGTCGTTGCCGCTAGCGCTCTTCGGCTTTTACGTGGCGCGCATGATGGTGGTGCGCGTGCTCGTCGGCATGTTGTTTCGCTGCTTCTTTCGCGTCGAAGCTTACGGCCGCGACGACTTACCGCGCGGCGGCGCGCTCTTGGTATGCAATCACCTGTCTTGGGTCGATGGTCTGTTGATCGGCATCACGTGCCCGCGCCCGCCGCGAATGATCGCCTATGCGGCTTACGTGCAGCATCCTGCCACGGCTTGGTTTTGCAAATTTACGAATGTGATTCCGATCGAGCCCGGGACTCGGCAAGCGGTCGGCGCGATTCGAGAAGCGCGCGAAGCGATCCGCAACGGTGAGTATGTCTGCATTTTTGCCGAAGGATGTTTGTCGCGAACCGGACAGCTCTTGCAATTTCAGCCCGGCCTCCTCAAAGTGCTGAAAGATACCGGCGCGCCGATCGTGCCGATGTATCTCGAAGGCTTGTGGGGGACCATCTTCAGCTTCTCCGAAGGGAAGTTTTTTTGGAAGCGGCCGAAGAAATGGCGACACCCTTTGGCCGTTCACTATGGGCCGCCGCTCGTCGGCACGGAGGAAGTCGCACCGGTGCGCCGAGCGGTGGAAATGGTTTGGCAGCACGCCGATGAACTACGAAAGCCTCATACCATGATTCTTACGCGACGTTTTCTGCGCGAATGCCGAAAGAGCCGGAGCCGCTCGAAAGCGGCCGACACGATGGGAGCCGAACTCACCGGCGGCACGATGCTGCTCCGGACGCTCATGCTCGAACGCTTGTTGCGCCGGCACACCTTGGCCGCCGACGAACGCTTCGTCGGCGTGTTGCTTCCCCCTTCCGTCGGCGGGCTCTTGGCGAACTCGGCGCTGGCGCTCGGCAAGCGTGTTTCTGTGAACCTGAACTACACGATGTCTGCCGACGTGATGAACGCCTGCATCAAGCAAGCCGGCATTCGCCATGTGTTGACGAGCCGGAAGGTGATGCAGAAGCTCGATATGAAGTTGGACGCCGAGATCGTGTATCTCGAAGACTTCCGCGATAAGGTAACGACGCTCGATAAGGTCGTCGTCGGCGCGCAAGCCTATGCGCTGCCGGTTGCATTGCTCGAACGAATCTTCGGCCTCACCACGATTTCGCCCGATGACTTGCTCACCGTGATCTTCACGTCGGGCAGCACCGGCGAACCGAAGGGAGTGATGCTCTCTTACGACAACATCGGCACGAACGTCGCGGCGATCAATCAAGTGGTTCACTTGCGCGAATCGGACGTGATCGCCGGCATCTTGCCGTTCTTTCATTCGTTCGGCTACACCGTCACGCTTTGGACGATCCTCACGCTGCCCCCTAAAGGGGCTTATCACTTCTCGCCGCTCGACGCGCGCCAAATCGGCGAGCTTTGCCGCACCCATAAGGTGACGATTCTGCTCGCGACGCCGACGTTTCTCCGTTCTTATCTGCGCCGCTGTCCGAAAGAAGATCTCGCGACGGTCGACGTCGTCGTTGCCGGGGCGGAGAAACTGCCGGTCGATCTTTGCGATGCGTTCGAGAAACAATTCGGCGTTCGCCCCTCGGAAGGCTACGGTTGCACGGAGCTTTCGCCGCTGGTGTCGGTCAACGTTCCTGCTTCGCGAGCGCCGAAGCAAGATCAAGCAGTTGCGAAAGAAGGAACCGTCGGGCGCGCGGTGCCGGGCGTCATTGCGAAGATTACCGATCTCGACACGGGCGAAGAGCTGCCGGCCGACAAGCCCGGCATGCTTTGGATCAAAGGCCCGAACGTGATGCTCGGATACTTGCATCAACCGGACAAGACGGCGCAAGTGATTCGCGACGGTTGGTACATGACGGGCGACGTCGCCCTGCTCGACCGCGACGGCTTCATCAAGATCACCGGCCGTGAAAGCCGGTTCTCGAAGATCGCCGGCGAAATGGTGCCGCACATCAAGATCGAAGAGACGCTCGCCACGATCATCAAATCCGGCGAAGACGAGACCAGCTACGTCGTCACGGCGGTGCCCGACGATAAGCGGGGCGAGCGCATCGTCGTGGTGCATACGAAGCTCGAACAAACTCCCGACGCGATCGTGAAGGCTTTGCAAACTTCCGGTTTGCCGAACCTCTGGATCCCTTCCGCCGACAGCTTCATCGAAGTCGAGAAGATTCCGGTTCTAGGGACCGGGAAGCTCGATCTGCGCGGCATCAAAACCGTTGCGTTGGAAAAGTTCGGGCCTCGCTAA
- a CDS encoding STAS domain-containing protein: MAGRRRLEVSEVGDVTVVRFVDRKILDVTNIHELGKELFALVEEQNKKKLLLNFTTVEFLSSETLGELIKLEKKVKQHTGRLLLSNIKPEIYEVFAITRLNKLFDIRDEEAEALAAFSA, encoded by the coding sequence ATGGCCGGTCGTCGTCGTTTGGAAGTCTCGGAAGTCGGAGATGTCACGGTTGTCCGCTTCGTCGATCGAAAAATCCTCGACGTGACCAACATTCACGAGCTCGGCAAAGAGCTGTTCGCGCTCGTCGAAGAGCAGAACAAGAAGAAGCTTTTGCTCAATTTTACGACCGTGGAATTTCTTTCGAGCGAAACGCTCGGAGAGCTGATTAAGCTGGAAAAGAAGGTCAAACAACACACCGGCCGGCTGTTGCTCAGCAACATCAAGCCTGAAATCTACGAAGTGTTCGCCATCACCCGTTTGAATAAGCTGTTCGATATTCGCGACGAAGAGGCCGAGGCCCTGGCTGCTTTCAGCGCTTAA
- a CDS encoding ATP-binding protein produces MSLDEWIWHLEESFPSRTAEAKRILESILARLEGENWFPHDIFGVHLALEEALVNAVKHGNRMDEAKSVHVECKLSPERLYIRIRDEGPGFKIDDVPDCTEEENLDKCSGRGIMLMRNFMSFVEYNDVGNMVTMEKSRKHAR; encoded by the coding sequence ATGTCGCTTGATGAATGGATCTGGCACCTCGAGGAGTCGTTTCCCAGCCGCACGGCCGAGGCGAAGCGCATTCTCGAAAGCATCCTCGCGCGGCTTGAGGGGGAAAACTGGTTTCCGCACGACATCTTCGGCGTGCATCTCGCCTTGGAAGAAGCCTTAGTCAACGCCGTGAAACACGGCAATCGGATGGATGAAGCCAAGTCGGTCCATGTCGAATGCAAGCTTTCGCCCGAGCGGTTGTATATCCGCATTCGCGACGAAGGGCCCGGCTTCAAAATCGACGACGTCCCCGATTGCACCGAGGAAGAGAATCTCGACAAGTGTTCCGGGCGCGGCATCATGCTGATGCGCAATTTCATGTCGTTCGTCGAGTACAACGACGTCGGCAACATGGTCACGATGGAAAAAAGCCGCAAGCACGCCCGCTAA
- a CDS encoding NADH:flavin oxidoreductase: protein MTSYPKVAQLKSVGALRERLAALRIELPVDDEILTAVQGSPLAAPLEVHDSRGNTLRVGNRWCIHPMEGWDAERDGSPSPHTLRRWRNFGLSGAKLIWGGEAAAVQPDGRANPRQTLAVEANKSGLAELREELLVAHRERFDSTDDLLVGLQLTHSGRFSRPHSKQLEPRIAYHHPLLDAKFGIAPDDDSVVWTDDDLERLIESFVVAAGLAADVGYQFVDVKACHGYLLHEFLSARTRPGRFGGDLAGRARLLLTIIDRIQAEYPRLMIGVRLSAFDFVPYRTSREVGEPMDYADALPYRYGFGTDTENPLAYDLRETFELLRMLQAARVAMVNLSCGSPYYNPHIQRPAIFPPSDGYQPPEDPLVGVARQIHAARLCKEAVPGLPLIGTGYSYLQDYLPHVAQAVVRAGWIDSVGLGRMVLSYPELPDDCLKLGTTARKKVCRTFSDCTTAPRNGIISGCYPLDPYYKEMPEFNELRLTKNELKESE from the coding sequence GTGACCTCCTATCCTAAAGTCGCGCAATTAAAGTCCGTCGGCGCGCTTCGTGAGCGGCTAGCTGCCTTACGGATCGAGCTGCCGGTCGACGACGAGATCCTCACCGCCGTGCAAGGCTCGCCCCTTGCCGCACCGCTCGAAGTTCACGACTCGCGGGGCAACACGTTACGCGTCGGCAATCGTTGGTGCATCCATCCGATGGAAGGCTGGGACGCCGAACGCGATGGTTCTCCCTCGCCCCACACACTGCGTCGCTGGCGCAACTTCGGTCTGAGCGGCGCCAAGCTCATCTGGGGAGGCGAGGCCGCGGCCGTGCAACCCGACGGCCGCGCGAACCCGCGCCAAACGCTCGCCGTCGAAGCGAACAAGTCGGGCCTCGCCGAGTTGCGCGAAGAGTTGCTCGTCGCACATCGCGAGCGCTTCGACTCGACCGACGATCTCTTGGTCGGCCTTCAACTCACGCACTCCGGCCGCTTCTCGCGCCCGCACTCGAAGCAACTCGAGCCGCGCATCGCTTACCATCACCCGTTGCTCGACGCCAAGTTCGGCATCGCTCCAGACGATGACTCGGTGGTGTGGACCGACGACGACCTCGAACGCCTCATCGAAAGCTTCGTCGTCGCGGCGGGGCTCGCGGCGGACGTCGGATATCAATTCGTCGACGTGAAGGCCTGCCACGGCTATCTGCTACATGAATTCCTCAGCGCTCGTACGCGCCCGGGCCGCTTCGGCGGCGACTTAGCCGGTCGGGCTCGCCTTCTGCTCACGATCATCGATCGTATCCAAGCCGAGTATCCCCGGCTCATGATCGGCGTCCGCCTGAGCGCTTTCGACTTCGTGCCGTATCGAACCAGTCGCGAAGTCGGCGAGCCGATGGACTACGCCGATGCGCTTCCATATCGATATGGCTTCGGCACCGACACAGAAAACCCGCTCGCTTACGACCTGCGCGAGACCTTCGAGCTGTTGCGAATGCTCCAAGCGGCGCGAGTCGCGATGGTGAATCTTTCGTGCGGCAGCCCTTACTACAATCCCCACATCCAACGCCCGGCGATCTTCCCACCGAGCGATGGTTATCAACCGCCGGAAGATCCGCTGGTCGGCGTCGCGCGACAAATCCACGCCGCACGACTCTGCAAAGAAGCGGTGCCGGGATTGCCGCTCATCGGCACCGGCTACTCCTATCTGCAAGACTATCTGCCGCACGTCGCGCAAGCGGTCGTGCGAGCCGGCTGGATCGATTCCGTCGGGCTGGGTCGAATGGTTCTCTCGTATCCCGAACTGCCCGACGATTGCTTGAAGCTCGGCACCACGGCGCGCAAGAAGGTCTGCCGCACCTTCAGCGACTGCACCACGGCCCCTCGCAACGGCATCATCTCAGGCTGCTATCCGCTCGACCCTTACTACAAAGAGATGCCGGAGTTCAACGAGCTACGGCTCACGAAGAACGAATTGAAAGAAAGCGAATAG
- a CDS encoding redoxin domain-containing protein, protein MAIRFLRFSMLFAICLASCAAFFARCATAAETGSAYATPVLVDRWGVEHLWSTDLTSLPDGPARGYAVVFLDVNCPIVTRMAPVLNELSGRYLAERVQFIGVYSNAGLTRMKMASHKQKLDLAFPVFLDVDGGLARLLKARATPEAFLLDEKLAVRYRGMINDGGWKKSPGAKNTDYLADAIDALLTGGKAIAETRAQGCELQLPPVERKLAAKTLTYHDDAAKIIHKRCVSCHYPGGIGPFELSTFESVRDEAATIRREVAYQRMPPWHADDSRGLAIEDVQALTDEERRTIIDWIDQGLARQKSGEAEWLVAGTPPAVPLALPKLPKPGEFTIGSGKPDYVVRMPKPFMVKASSVVEYQYFWVPNDLNEDRYIQALELLPGNRRVVHHMQAFLISKKQRPADTTKPLSGAFMMAKVNGYGGKDCWRIGSYTPGDQYSARTFAPDEGVHFPAGFDLVFEIHYTSIDEDATDRSSVGIVWRKNSQPPAKLIADQLFLRPRNIDIEPHAPHTRTEWLPYFKQNVLLIDVRPHMHLRGGDAQLTVVYPDGREELLVVVPAFDFNWQRRYLFREPVRLPAGSTLKFVGHWDNTRLNPNNPNPESRVLFGEESTDEMSNLGVTYRVDTEAEMQALRRMAPVTK, encoded by the coding sequence ATGGCGATTCGATTCCTACGGTTTTCGATGCTCTTTGCCATCTGCTTGGCTAGCTGTGCGGCATTCTTCGCTCGCTGTGCGACGGCTGCCGAGACAGGCTCCGCTTACGCCACTCCGGTCTTGGTCGATCGGTGGGGAGTCGAGCATCTTTGGTCTACCGATCTCACGTCGCTGCCCGATGGACCGGCGCGGGGTTATGCCGTCGTTTTTCTCGACGTGAATTGCCCGATCGTTACGCGCATGGCTCCCGTGTTGAACGAACTCAGCGGACGCTACCTTGCCGAGCGGGTGCAGTTCATCGGAGTGTATTCCAACGCCGGGCTGACGCGCATGAAAATGGCGAGCCATAAGCAAAAACTCGACCTAGCGTTTCCGGTGTTTCTCGACGTCGACGGCGGCCTCGCGCGGCTCTTGAAAGCTCGCGCTACGCCGGAAGCGTTTTTGCTCGACGAGAAACTCGCCGTCCGCTATCGGGGCATGATCAACGATGGCGGCTGGAAGAAAAGCCCCGGCGCGAAGAACACCGATTATCTGGCCGACGCGATCGACGCCTTGCTCACCGGCGGCAAGGCGATCGCCGAGACCCGGGCTCAGGGATGCGAATTGCAACTCCCCCCCGTCGAACGGAAGCTCGCCGCGAAGACTCTGACCTATCACGACGACGCCGCTAAGATCATTCACAAGCGTTGCGTTAGTTGCCACTATCCGGGCGGGATCGGACCGTTCGAGCTGTCGACGTTCGAGTCGGTCCGCGATGAAGCGGCGACGATCCGTCGCGAAGTCGCATACCAACGGATGCCGCCGTGGCACGCCGACGATTCGCGCGGCTTGGCGATCGAAGATGTGCAAGCGCTGACGGACGAAGAGCGACGCACGATCATCGATTGGATCGATCAAGGATTGGCCCGACAGAAGAGCGGCGAAGCCGAGTGGCTGGTCGCAGGAACCCCGCCGGCGGTTCCTTTGGCATTGCCGAAACTCCCCAAGCCGGGCGAGTTCACGATCGGCAGCGGTAAACCGGATTACGTCGTGCGGATGCCGAAGCCGTTTATGGTGAAGGCGTCGTCGGTCGTCGAGTATCAATACTTTTGGGTCCCGAACGATCTCAACGAAGATCGCTATATTCAGGCGCTGGAGTTGTTGCCGGGGAATCGTCGCGTCGTGCATCACATGCAGGCGTTCTTGATCTCGAAGAAACAGCGACCGGCCGACACGACGAAGCCCTTGAGCGGCGCGTTCATGATGGCGAAGGTGAACGGCTACGGCGGCAAGGATTGTTGGCGCATCGGCAGCTATACACCGGGCGATCAATATAGCGCCCGGACGTTTGCTCCGGATGAAGGAGTACACTTCCCGGCCGGGTTCGATCTCGTATTCGAGATTCATTACACGTCGATCGACGAAGACGCTACCGATCGGTCGTCGGTCGGCATCGTGTGGCGCAAGAATTCACAACCGCCGGCGAAACTGATCGCCGATCAGTTGTTCCTCCGTCCGCGCAATATCGACATCGAGCCGCACGCCCCGCATACGCGCACGGAGTGGCTGCCGTACTTCAAGCAGAACGTCCTGTTGATCGATGTGCGCCCGCACATGCACTTGCGCGGCGGCGATGCTCAGTTGACAGTCGTTTATCCCGACGGCCGCGAAGAGTTGTTGGTCGTCGTACCGGCGTTCGACTTCAACTGGCAGCGGCGCTATCTGTTTCGCGAGCCGGTGCGGCTGCCTGCCGGATCGACCTTAAAATTCGTCGGCCATTGGGACAACACCCGACTGAACCCGAACAACCCGAACCCGGAATCGCGGGTCTTGTTCGGCGAAGAGAGCACGGATGAGATGTCGAACCTCGGCGTGACGTATCGCGTCGATACGGAAGCGGAGATGCAGGCGCTACGAAGAATGGCACCGGTCACGAAGTAA